The region CGAAACAAGACTTGGAGTGGACAGAAAGATAAACAAACCTGATCTTGACCAGTCTAACGGTCTtgccatcctccccctcctcctctctggCAGCCAAAAGAGAGTAGGCGTGCGCGTTGGCCAGTCCGTTCTTGTCCGAGCCATTCCTGTCCAAGATATCCAGCCCAAAGACAAAGTTCCCATTCTCATTCACCAATTCCTTCCATAATTTCTCCTTGAAGAGGACATCCTCCAACGCCAGCTCCGAATTGACCCCCCCGGTCAAATCCTCCacgccctcaccaacccacccaccccaaatAGCGTGATAGTCCCCATGGGCCTTGGCATacgccttctccaacaacgGCAACCAAGTCTCGTTTTCCTCCCGACAGGCCGCAAAATACAACGCCTGGCTCCCCGTCTGCTtatccctcctccacttcttCACAATGGCGTTACTCGGATcatgcccccccccctcataATCCCCGTTCGTCAAACACAAGTGATCATCCACCACGGTATACACCCACTCGCCATCCCGATAAAACACAAACCCATACACCCCGCACTCCTCATCCCTCGCGACGCAAATCTTGTCCATCAGCTCCCGCCGATGACAGATGGTAGCCACGGCAGACAACCACCAGCAATCAAGGCTGTTGCTCCCCTGCATTATGTCCGAACTGCTAAACCCATCCACCTCGAACTTGGGGTCCTCAAAGATCCACCCAACTCTGTGCACCGCCTTCGGCTCGGGGTCGTAGTCCTCATCATTGTCCCCTTCCTGCTCCTCGTCAagcaccctcttccccataATCTTCCTCAGCATCGGCACCGTCAACTGAAGACAGTCCGTCCCGTCAAAGACTTGCATCCTCTCCAGCGTCCCGAGGGCATCCTCAACGGCGGCGGGGTTGCCCTTGGTAGGAGGGGACCGCCAGTTCAAACCCAGCAGACAGTCCCACTGGTTTCCCTTGAGGTCAAAGTCGGGGTCGGTGAACTTGGAGTTGGTGCGGTGGCAGTCCCGGACGATGCGGGCGATTTTGGCGCGGCAGGCGTCTGCCGCGGCGGCGTAGGAGGCGCCAAAGTTGGTGGTaattggggaggttgaggtgtcatttttggagagggttgaggggcgagggaggagggaagaatagagggagggtgggaagatggtggtgacttTGCCGGGGGATTTGGTGATGTACTTGTCCCAGAAATTATGGACttgctgttggggtggtTTCTTGCTTTTGGAGGCTGCTGGGGAGTGCTCGCAGGACATCTCGACGGTGGCGGTTGATGTTCTTCGGcgggttgaggttgatgtcTCTAAGGAGGACGGCAGTTGTCGGGGCAGAATTGCTGTCTCTTTTTATCTTGCCCATCTTTTTCTCAGCTCTGGGCGCTTGTCGTACGCTATTACCCTATCGTCATCTCAGCTGAGCCCAGTTCTGTCGTGTGCGGTGAGCATGCCCAATacgccccctccccatcccggTGCTGCATTTTCGATAGTGCCGTCTGGCCAATTACTATCTCCGAAGCGGCTGACTCAAGACGGTCAGCTTGCAAGCCCGCTTTTGTCATCGCAATCCTTGAACTAAAAACCACAGGATATCAGTAAGCGCAAAGTCTTGGTTGTCCAGAACTTGATATGTTGCGGTTTACGGAGCATGGTCCGTTGCAAAGTGGTCAAACAGAGGGCAGAATCGCAGTGGTATCTGGATTTCGCTAAGGTAAAATAGCATAGCAAGAGCCCAAAGAAAAAGCCCTTGTCCTGTCGCAGGAGGGCCCACCGGCGGTCAGACAGCACCGAGGTCCTGTCGCCCCATCAAGTCTTCCACCTCCTGCCCATCGTGCCCCCAAAACTCCTTTCCGAAATCATGTCGCCCAATTCCATCAAAGTGACTCGCAATACACAGAAACACATCATCTCGTTCGGTTATTAATTCATCGGGCAGCGATCGTCGTGTGGGGTGTCGGGCTGTTTAGAAGCAGCAGTCGAGGCACTCGAGGCAGCATTCGCAGGTCTCTCCGCagagccagcagcagcacatgGCAGCAACGCTGTGATGAAGGTCAGTGATATGTCCATGTCTTTGGCGGTCGAAAGTGGGTGGTGATCGGGATCTGCCATATCGCTGTCGGTTTGTAGGGCATGCTCGAGTCGTGGAAGAGCGGCCCTGGCCCTGCAGCACGATCTACAGGCTCTCGTCAACCACCCTGAGAGAAAAACTCACCAGGTGTAGAGGCAGCCGtggctcttctcctccttgggaGGGGGCGCTTGCTGGTACTGCatctgctgctggggagggggatagcCCTGGGGAGGGTAGCCCTGGGGGGGGTACCCTCCATCCGGTGGGGGATAGCCCTGAGGAGGGTACCCCTGGGGAGGGGCTTGGGGGTAGTAGCCACTGTGTGTCGAATCTCGTCAGTCTCGTGTCGGTGGCGGAGGGCCGTAGTTCATTGTCCAGGCTCATTTGGCAGTTTGCGACCAGTCACCCGCAGCGCAAACTCGAGTGCTTCAATCGCCGTCGGAAAACAAGGGCCACAGCCGAACGCAGGATCGTGGGGAGGATAGGCACATAcccctgctgaggaggatatcCAGACATGTTTTGGTTGCGGTTGCGACGGTGAAATTCACGGGGAACTCGCTGTTGACTTTGCAAAAGAAATCAACAGATGAAAGGGCGGTGGATGACCTTTTTGACAGTCGACGACGCGCGGCGGGAACGGGCAGGTGGATTCACTGAGCGCTGCGTGTCGCCAGGATTGATTCATTAGGTCTGTGGTCGCGCCCAGGGGGCCAAGCTCCGCCAAGGAAGGTTATGATGCCGTCTCATCCGAGTGTCTGGCTGCAGTGCGCAATGATACCAGGAGGCCGCCCTGCGCACCTCCAAACAGTTGGAATTATGTTTCGATCGACGGGGCATATTTTAGCATACCTATAAATGGCTCCGTACAGGAATTCCCGTTACTGAGTGTGGTGCCTTGCTGAGTCTGGAGTCCAAACCACTGCAAACAGGTCATTATTGGGTTTGGCGCGCGCCATCACAGATCGGCGCCACAGTCGGATCACAGTGGGGCCGTTCCCGGGTATCGGCCTTGGCAGAACTCAgggtcctcttcctcccggCTCACGGCACCGACAGAGGCCTGGACCCTCCGGATCTGTGCAACGGAGATAAGGATAACCATCGACCatcaaaaagaagaaagacaCCAGAAATGTCATAAATCCGCGACTTCATGAGGTCCACCCAATGCAGCATAGAGTACATATGCGGATACTGAAGGGAAAATATCACAGGCGCCGCCAGACGGTTTCTGATTTGGGTTCCATGACGATCATCGGACCCACTGGCAATGCCGTTTTCTTTGAAGATGCCAAGAAACCGTGTAAACAAATCCCCCTGATCTAGCACGCTGTGCCCCTGAATGAGATACACCACTGTGACATAATGTCTGTGTAGCGTTGGAGGACCTTGGAACaagccctctccaccccttAACTATCCCTTTGTTACAGCTTGAACAATATCGGAATCTGGACATGGACGATTTCCATTTCCGTTCTGGGACCTGAGCTGTCGCCGCTTTAACCTGACCAGAAGTGGAGATATCCTGAGCAGTGAGAGTAAGAGCCTGAGCAAGGCCTGAACAGGGTGAGCAAAACATGGAGCAGGGTGAGCAAGGCCCTGCGCAAGGTGAGCAAGGCCCTGAGCATGGTGAGCACGTTGAGCAAGGTCCTGAGCACGGTGAGCAAACTCTAAGTACGGTAAGTAATAGTCAAATCTACCTAGGACCAGGCTAGAGGTAAACTATGGTAGAGctatttttaaagtatataccTATTCTACGGTAATTATTATTGATATTATAGAGGGGTTTAAATAGAAGTTGTTAAAAAtttaagtaaataaaggaagGAAGACTTATTATTTAGTATACTTCTGGGTAAGAGATACCGGCAGACGGGTTTGtaaaggtattataaaggGAAAATCCGCGAAGTTTATATAGTTATGAGGAATGCGAGATTTTCCGGGTCAAGATACATAAAAAGACGTATTTTAACATGGGAAAAAGGTTACTAGGGTATGGAGGAAAGAAGTTAAGGGACACGGGAGGCATGTATTAATCTTAGGAGGATATTTGTAATAGCTTCAGTTTTAACGGCAGTGTACTGTctgtgggggagggtgaggcgCCTGCAAGGTCCACCTCTTTCACCAGACCCACAGCTGGTGTTTGCTCCTGGGGTAGATTTCTGTTGGTTTTCCACATTCTGTAATTTTACCTAACCTCAATAATATCGATTTGTTGATCAATTCTCCTGCTTTTCTGGCCTCACTTTCGCGGGCAGCGACTTCA is a window of Podospora pseudopauciseta strain CBS 411.78 chromosome 1, whole genome shotgun sequence DNA encoding:
- a CDS encoding hypothetical protein (COG:O; COG:T; MEROPS:MER0019360; EggNog:ENOG503P10F) yields the protein MSCEHSPAASKSKKPPQQQVHNFWDKYITKSPGKVTTIFPPSLYSSLLPRPSTLSKNDTSTSPITTNFGASYAAAADACRAKIARIVRDCHRTNSKFTDPDFDLKGNQWDCLLGLNWRSPPTKGNPAAVEDALGTLERMQVFDGTDCLQLTVPMLRKIMGKRVLDEEQEGDNDEDYDPEPKAVHRVGWIFEDPKFEVDGFSSSDIMQGSNSLDCWWLSAVATICHRRELMDKICVARDEECGVYGFVFYRDGEWVYTVVDDHLCLTNGDYEGGGHDPSNAIVKKWRRDKQTGSQALYFAACREENETWLPLLEKAYAKAHGDYHAIWGGWVGEGVEDLTGGVNSELALEDVLFKEKLWKELVNENGNFVFGLDILDRNGSDKNGLANAHAYSLLAAREEEGEDGKTVRLVKIRNPWGARGGDGMGEWTGPWSDGSKEWTPYWLTKLDYRFEDDGVFWMSYNDMLHTFTNLYRTRLFDDEWAVAQEWTNVNVAWVSGYLQRKFVIEVKTATTAVFVLQQLDTRYFNGLEGEYSFLLHFILQKQGAEPGDYLCRVRPQAENFFRANRSINCEIDLEPGIYEVLPKITAERDTSKPPVEAIVKASARRRPEKLRQVGLSFDLAHAKAFKQEEEKKGNSSDGWETEQEDEEAEKASVTEAGEDTPGGSDEAQAATAGREEIQQGGQRGQENDNDEDEDEEEDDEDQLPLWNAVAVVGLRVYSRDPELVIKLTSPGNDEEAASVVQGT